In Streptomyces sp. NBC_00569, a single genomic region encodes these proteins:
- a CDS encoding cobyric acid synthase, translated as MSGGGLLVAGTTSDAGKSVVTAGICRWLVRQGVKVAPFKGQNMSLNSFVTREGAEIGRAQAMQAQAARVEPSALMNPVLLKPGSDRSSQVVLMGRPVGELSARGYHGGRQAALLDTVVGCLEELRGSYDAVICEGAGSPAEINLRRTDIVNMGIARAARLPVLVVGDIDRGGVFASFFGTTALLAPEDQELLAGYLVNKFRGDVSLLEPGLDMLKDLTGRATYGVLPFQHGLGIDEEDGLRVSLRGSVRESQTTAPVGEDVLRVAVCAVPLMSNFTDVDALAAEPGVVVRFVDRAEELVDADLVVLPGTRGTVKALQWLRERGLADALVRRAAEGRPVLGICGGYQVLGERIEDDVESRAGAVDGLGLLPVRVRFEREKTLARPVGEALGEHVEGYEIHHGVADVKGGEVFISDGGGHSLDGCRVGSVWGTHWHGSLEADGFRRAFLREVAAAAGRRFVPAPDTSFGALREEQLDRLGDLIEEHADTDALWRLIESGAPSGLPFIPPGAPA; from the coding sequence GTGAGTGGTGGCGGACTGCTGGTGGCAGGGACCACGTCCGATGCCGGGAAGAGCGTCGTCACCGCCGGCATCTGCCGGTGGCTGGTGCGCCAGGGGGTGAAGGTCGCGCCGTTCAAGGGACAGAACATGTCCCTCAACTCCTTCGTGACGCGCGAGGGCGCCGAGATCGGCCGTGCGCAGGCCATGCAGGCGCAGGCCGCCCGCGTCGAGCCGAGCGCCCTGATGAACCCCGTACTGCTGAAGCCGGGCAGTGACCGGAGCAGCCAGGTGGTGCTCATGGGCAGGCCGGTGGGCGAGTTGAGCGCCCGTGGTTACCACGGGGGGCGGCAGGCCGCGCTCCTGGACACCGTCGTGGGATGCCTGGAGGAACTCCGGGGCAGCTATGACGCCGTGATCTGTGAAGGGGCGGGCTCTCCCGCCGAGATCAACCTGCGCCGCACCGACATCGTCAACATGGGGATCGCGCGGGCCGCGCGGCTGCCCGTGCTCGTGGTCGGCGACATCGACCGCGGCGGCGTCTTCGCGTCGTTCTTCGGCACGACGGCGCTGCTCGCGCCCGAGGACCAGGAGCTGCTGGCCGGCTATCTGGTGAACAAGTTCCGCGGGGACGTCTCCCTGCTCGAGCCCGGCCTCGACATGCTCAAGGACCTGACCGGACGGGCCACGTACGGAGTGCTCCCCTTCCAGCACGGACTCGGCATCGACGAGGAGGACGGGCTGCGCGTGTCGCTGCGCGGCTCCGTGCGCGAGTCACAGACCACGGCGCCCGTCGGCGAGGACGTGCTGCGCGTCGCCGTGTGCGCCGTGCCGCTGATGTCGAACTTCACCGACGTGGACGCGCTGGCCGCGGAGCCGGGCGTCGTCGTGCGGTTCGTCGACCGGGCCGAGGAGCTCGTCGACGCGGACCTGGTCGTCCTGCCGGGAACGCGCGGCACCGTCAAGGCACTTCAGTGGCTGCGCGAGCGCGGCCTCGCCGACGCCCTCGTGCGCCGGGCCGCCGAGGGGCGCCCGGTCCTCGGGATCTGCGGCGGTTACCAGGTGCTCGGCGAGCGCATCGAGGACGACGTCGAGTCCCGCGCGGGCGCCGTGGACGGTCTCGGACTGCTGCCCGTACGGGTGCGGTTCGAGCGTGAGAAGACCCTCGCCCGGCCCGTCGGCGAGGCGCTCGGCGAGCACGTCGAGGGCTACGAGATCCATCACGGGGTCGCCGACGTCAAGGGCGGCGAGGTGTTCATCTCCGATGGCGGAGGACACAGTCTGGACGGGTGCCGCGTCGGCTCCGTCTGGGGCACGCACTGGCACGGCTCGCTGGAGGCGGACGGCTTCCGCCGGGCGTTCCTGCGCGAGGTCGCGGCCGCCGCGGGCCGCCGTTTCGTGCCGGCGCCCGACACGTCGTTCGGCGCGCTGCGCGAGGAGCAGCTCGACCGGCTCGGCGATCTGATCGAAGAACACGCGGACACGGACGCGCTGTGGCGGCTCATCGAGTCCGGCGCTCCGTCAGGACTGCCTTTCATTCCACCGGGAGCGCCCGCATGA
- the cobN gene encoding cobaltochelatase subunit CobN: protein MSTVLLLSTADTDLLAARASGAPYRIGNPTRVDVQSELPELLDGVDIAVVRLLGGKRAWEDGLAALKASGVPTVLLGGESVPDAELMAESTVHAGAVAEALRYLVEGGPGNLVELARFLVQDVLRGGHGRAGSTQERHSAEPQKMPEYGVHGRRARVEGRPTVGVLFYRAHELSGNTAFVDTLCDAIEARGVNSLPVYCGSLRGADSGLYELLGEADTLVATVLAAGGTHASQASAGGDEEAWDIGALADLDIPVLQGLCLTSSKAAWEASDAALSPMDAAMQVAIPEFDGRIVTVPFSFKEEGPDGVPVYTADPERAARVAGIAVRHARLGHKPNAEKKLAVVFTAYPTKHSRVGNAVGLDTPASAVRVLDALREAGYGVDGYPDNGDELIHRLIEAGGHDVEWLTEDQLASAPARVPLADYRAWFDKLAPELRDGMLEAWGEPPGSLYVDGDDIVLASLQFGNVVVMIQPPRGFGENPIAIYHDPDMPPSHHYMAAYRWLENSFGADAVIHMGKHGTMEWLPGKGLGLSGSCAPDAVLGELPLIYPFIVNDPGEGTQAKRRGHATVVDHLVPPMARADTYGDLAKLEQLLDEYALVSDLDPTKAPAVRAQIWTLVKAAELHHDLHVDEQPDDGDFDEFVMHIDGYLCEIKDVQIRDGLHILGGGPVGEPRVNLVLAVLRASQVWGGTANALPGLRACLAEHFGLVEKELLGEPGAPVKVPDGLTDLVDGPARSAADAIDLLEQLCRRAAEGMEERGWDAAAVPALVRDVVGTELPDAVAVLEFACREVVPRLARTTDEIGHILRALDGGYVPAGPSGSPTRGLVNVLPTGRNFYSVDPKAIPSRLSWEVGQALADSLVARYLADTGEYPRSVGLTVWGTSAMRTQGDDIAEILALLGCRPVWDDASRRVTGFEVVPPAELGRPRIDVTVRISGFFRDAFPHVVGLIDDAVQAVAALDESPEQNYLRAHVEEDAVEHGDRRRATARIFGSKPGAYGAGLLPLIDARNWQSDADLAEVYAVWGGYAYGRGLDGRAARGDMETAFRRINVAAKNVDTREHDLVDADDYFQYHGGMVAMVRHLTGASPEAYVGDSAVPDQVKTRTLGEETHRVFRARVVNPRWMAAMRRHGYKGAFEMAATVDYLFGYDATAGVVDDWMYEKLSAEYVFDAENQDFMKKSNPWALRGITERLLEAAERGLWAEPDAQTLERLRATYLELEGDLEGDDQ from the coding sequence ATGAGCACAGTGTTGTTGTTGTCGACCGCAGACACCGATCTGCTGGCGGCCCGGGCCTCCGGCGCCCCCTACCGGATCGGGAACCCGACCCGCGTCGACGTGCAGAGCGAACTGCCGGAGCTGCTCGACGGCGTCGACATCGCCGTCGTACGGCTCCTCGGCGGCAAGCGCGCCTGGGAGGACGGGCTCGCGGCGCTGAAGGCGTCCGGCGTGCCGACGGTCCTGCTCGGCGGCGAGAGCGTCCCGGACGCGGAGCTGATGGCCGAGTCGACCGTGCACGCGGGCGCCGTGGCCGAGGCGCTGCGCTACCTCGTCGAGGGCGGACCGGGCAACCTCGTCGAGCTGGCCCGCTTCCTCGTCCAGGACGTGCTGCGGGGCGGGCACGGCCGGGCCGGGAGCACGCAGGAGCGGCACAGCGCCGAACCGCAGAAGATGCCCGAGTACGGGGTGCACGGCCGCCGTGCGCGCGTCGAGGGCCGCCCGACGGTCGGTGTGCTCTTCTACCGCGCCCACGAGCTGTCCGGGAACACCGCGTTCGTGGACACTCTGTGCGACGCGATCGAGGCGCGCGGCGTCAACTCCCTTCCGGTGTACTGCGGTTCGCTGCGCGGCGCCGACTCCGGCCTGTACGAGCTCCTCGGCGAGGCCGACACGCTGGTCGCGACCGTGCTCGCGGCGGGCGGTACACATGCCTCGCAGGCGTCCGCGGGCGGCGACGAGGAGGCCTGGGACATCGGCGCGCTCGCCGACCTCGACATCCCCGTCCTGCAAGGTCTCTGCCTGACGTCGTCGAAGGCGGCCTGGGAGGCGTCGGACGCCGCCCTGTCGCCGATGGACGCGGCCATGCAGGTCGCGATCCCCGAGTTCGACGGCCGGATCGTGACCGTGCCGTTCTCCTTCAAGGAGGAGGGCCCCGACGGCGTCCCCGTGTACACGGCCGACCCCGAGCGGGCCGCGCGCGTCGCGGGGATCGCCGTGCGCCACGCCCGTCTCGGCCACAAGCCGAACGCCGAGAAGAAGCTCGCCGTCGTCTTCACCGCCTACCCGACCAAGCACTCGCGGGTCGGCAACGCGGTCGGTCTCGACACGCCCGCCTCCGCCGTCCGCGTCCTGGACGCGCTGCGCGAGGCCGGTTACGGCGTCGACGGCTACCCGGACAACGGGGACGAGCTGATCCACCGCCTCATCGAGGCGGGCGGCCACGACGTGGAGTGGCTCACCGAGGACCAGCTGGCGTCGGCGCCCGCGCGGGTGCCGCTCGCCGACTACCGCGCCTGGTTCGACAAGCTGGCGCCCGAGCTGCGCGACGGGATGCTGGAGGCGTGGGGCGAGCCGCCGGGCTCCCTCTATGTCGACGGCGACGACATCGTGCTCGCGTCCCTTCAGTTCGGCAACGTCGTCGTGATGATCCAGCCGCCGCGCGGCTTCGGGGAGAACCCCATCGCGATCTACCACGACCCGGACATGCCGCCGTCGCACCACTACATGGCCGCGTACCGCTGGCTGGAGAACAGTTTCGGTGCGGACGCCGTCATCCACATGGGCAAGCACGGCACGATGGAGTGGCTGCCCGGCAAGGGCCTCGGTCTGAGCGGGAGTTGTGCGCCCGACGCGGTCCTCGGCGAGCTGCCGCTGATCTACCCGTTCATCGTGAACGACCCGGGCGAGGGCACGCAGGCCAAGCGCCGCGGGCACGCCACGGTCGTCGACCACCTGGTCCCGCCGATGGCCCGCGCCGACACGTACGGCGACCTGGCAAAGCTGGAGCAGCTCCTCGACGAGTACGCGCTCGTCTCCGACCTGGACCCGACGAAGGCCCCGGCCGTGCGCGCCCAGATCTGGACGCTGGTGAAGGCCGCCGAGCTCCACCACGACCTGCATGTCGACGAGCAGCCGGACGACGGTGACTTCGACGAGTTCGTGATGCACATCGACGGCTATCTGTGCGAGATCAAGGACGTGCAGATCCGTGACGGTCTGCACATCCTGGGCGGCGGTCCGGTCGGCGAGCCGCGCGTGAACCTCGTACTCGCCGTGCTGCGCGCCTCGCAGGTGTGGGGCGGCACGGCGAACGCGCTGCCCGGCCTGCGGGCCTGCCTGGCCGAGCACTTCGGCCTGGTGGAGAAGGAGCTGCTCGGTGAGCCCGGCGCGCCGGTGAAGGTGCCGGACGGGCTGACGGACCTCGTAGACGGTCCCGCCCGCAGCGCCGCCGACGCGATCGACCTCCTGGAGCAGCTGTGCCGGCGCGCGGCCGAGGGCATGGAGGAGCGCGGCTGGGACGCCGCGGCCGTCCCCGCGCTCGTCCGGGACGTCGTCGGGACCGAACTCCCCGACGCCGTCGCGGTGTTGGAGTTCGCGTGCCGTGAGGTCGTGCCCCGGCTCGCGCGCACCACGGACGAGATCGGGCACATCCTGCGTGCGCTCGACGGCGGATACGTGCCCGCGGGGCCGTCCGGGTCGCCGACGCGCGGCCTGGTCAACGTGCTGCCGACGGGCCGCAACTTCTACTCCGTCGACCCGAAGGCGATTCCGTCGCGGCTGAGCTGGGAGGTCGGGCAGGCGCTCGCCGACTCGCTGGTGGCGCGCTACCTCGCCGACACGGGCGAGTACCCCAGGTCGGTCGGCCTGACGGTGTGGGGCACCTCCGCGATGCGTACGCAGGGCGACGACATCGCCGAGATCCTCGCGCTGCTCGGCTGCCGCCCGGTGTGGGACGACGCCTCGCGCCGTGTCACCGGCTTCGAGGTCGTGCCGCCCGCCGAACTCGGGCGCCCGCGCATCGATGTGACGGTCCGTATCTCCGGCTTCTTCCGTGACGCCTTCCCGCACGTCGTCGGTCTGATCGACGACGCCGTGCAGGCCGTCGCCGCGCTCGACGAGAGCCCCGAGCAGAACTATTTGCGGGCACATGTCGAGGAGGACGCCGTCGAGCACGGCGACAGGCGGCGGGCCACGGCCCGGATCTTCGGGTCGAAGCCGGGTGCGTACGGAGCGGGTCTGCTGCCGCTGATCGACGCCCGCAACTGGCAGTCCGACGCGGACCTCGCCGAGGTGTACGCGGTGTGGGGCGGCTACGCGTACGGGCGCGGGCTCGACGGCCGGGCCGCGCGCGGCGACATGGAGACGGCGTTCCGGCGCATCAACGTGGCGGCGAAGAACGTCGACACCCGCGAGCACGACCTCGTCGACGCCGACGACTACTTCCAGTACCACGGCGGCATGGTCGCCATGGTGCGGCATCTGACGGGGGCCTCCCCCGAGGCGTACGTCGGCGACTCCGCCGTGCCCGACCAGGTGAAGACGCGCACGCTCGGCGAGGAGACCCACCGGGTGTTCCGGGCGCGTGTGGTCAACCCGCGCTGGATGGCCGCGATGCGCCGCCACGGCTACAAGGGCGCCTTCGAGATGGCCGCCACCGTCGACTACCTCTTCGGGTACGACGCGACGGCCGGCGTGGTCGACGACTGGATGTACGAGAAGCTGTCGGCCGAGTACGTCTTCGACGCGGAGAACCAGGACTTCATGAAGAAGTCCAACCCGTGGGCCCTGCGCGGCATCACCGAGCGGCTGCTCGAAGCGGCCGAGCGCGGGCTGTGGGCCGAGCCGGACGCGCAGACGCTGGAGCGGCTGCGGGCCACGTATCTGGAACTTGAGGGCGACTTGGAGGGCGACGACCAGTGA